In Brucella melitensis bv. 1 str. 16M, a genomic segment contains:
- the tsaD gene encoding tRNA (adenosine(37)-N6)-threonylcarbamoyltransferase complex transferase subunit TsaD codes for MRVLGIETSCDETAAAIVERDDMGEGRILSNVVLSQIAEHEPYGGVVPEIAARAHVEALDRLVDRALNDAGLKLYEVDAVAATAGPGLIGGLIVGLMTAKALAMAAQKPFYAVNHLEGHALTARLTDGLPFPYLLLLVSGGHTQMVLVRGIGDYERLGTTIDDALGEAFDKTAKLLGLPYPGGPAVERMALQGDQKRFALPRPLKGEARLDFSFSGLKTAVRQTATELVPLTDQDVTDICASFQAAVADTLSDRVGRSLERFKTEFPDCATPSLVVAGGVAANKTLRAALENLCTRHGFAFIAPPLNLCTDNAAMIAWAGAERAATQAPDSLDIAPRSRWPLDEKSAPVFGTGRRGAKA; via the coding sequence ATGCGCGTTCTTGGAATAGAAACAAGTTGCGACGAAACAGCCGCCGCAATCGTCGAGCGTGACGATATGGGCGAAGGGCGGATTTTGTCCAATGTGGTTCTGAGCCAGATTGCCGAGCACGAGCCCTATGGCGGCGTGGTGCCGGAGATCGCCGCCCGCGCCCATGTCGAGGCATTGGACAGGCTGGTGGACCGTGCCCTGAACGACGCGGGCCTGAAACTGTACGAGGTGGATGCAGTGGCCGCTACGGCTGGCCCCGGCCTCATCGGCGGGCTGATCGTCGGGCTGATGACGGCAAAGGCGCTCGCCATGGCTGCACAAAAGCCCTTCTATGCCGTCAACCATCTGGAAGGCCACGCGCTGACGGCGCGGCTGACCGACGGCCTGCCATTTCCCTATCTGCTGCTTCTCGTTTCCGGTGGCCACACGCAGATGGTGCTTGTGCGCGGCATCGGCGATTATGAGCGCCTCGGCACCACCATCGACGATGCGCTGGGCGAAGCCTTCGACAAGACCGCAAAGCTTCTCGGCCTGCCTTATCCCGGTGGCCCGGCTGTCGAGCGCATGGCGCTACAGGGCGACCAGAAGCGTTTTGCCCTGCCGCGCCCGCTGAAAGGCGAAGCACGGCTGGATTTTTCCTTCTCCGGCCTTAAAACCGCCGTCCGCCAGACCGCAACCGAATTGGTGCCTCTCACCGATCAGGACGTCACCGATATATGCGCCTCGTTTCAGGCTGCTGTCGCCGATACGCTTTCCGACCGTGTGGGCCGCTCGCTGGAGCGTTTCAAGACGGAATTCCCGGATTGCGCCACGCCCTCCCTGGTGGTTGCAGGCGGGGTTGCAGCCAACAAGACCCTGCGTGCCGCACTGGAAAACCTCTGCACCCGGCATGGCTTTGCCTTTATCGCTCCGCCGCTTAATCTTTGCACCGACAATGCAGCGATGATCGCATGGGCGGGGGCTGAGCGCGCCGCGACCCAAGCGCCTGATTCGCTTGACATCGCCCCGCGCTCGCGCTGGCCGCTCGACGAAAAATCCGCGCCGGTCTTCGGCACGGGACGGCGGGGAGCAAAGGCATGA
- the hemC gene encoding hydroxymethylbilane synthase, with protein MQTASFKNGTLKIGTRGSKLALAQAYLTRRLLQEAHGLPEDAIEILPMSTAGDRIQDRPLSEVGGKGLFTEEIEQALKDGRIDIAVHSTKDMPTALPEGLHLSVFLEREDPRDAFIGRSARRFMDLPQGATVGSSSLRRQALIRRLRPDIEVVMYRGNVDTRLRKLDAGEVDGTFLACAGLRRLGLADVITDVLDPSVFPPAPGQGAIGIESRIGDERIDVLLAPLAHRETQIALACERAFLGALDGSCRTPIAGLATVEGDRLSFRGMILTPDGRQAHEVTAEGVVSDAAALGTDAANRVRAMAGPHFFDGWQ; from the coding sequence ATGCAAACAGCATCCTTCAAGAATGGCACGTTGAAGATCGGCACCAGGGGCAGCAAGCTGGCTCTGGCACAGGCTTACCTCACGCGCCGCCTTTTGCAGGAGGCTCATGGTTTGCCGGAAGATGCGATTGAAATCCTGCCCATGTCCACCGCAGGCGACCGCATTCAGGACCGCCCGCTTTCGGAAGTTGGCGGCAAGGGGCTGTTTACGGAGGAAATCGAGCAGGCGCTGAAGGATGGGCGAATCGATATTGCCGTCCACTCGACCAAGGATATGCCCACCGCCTTGCCAGAGGGGCTTCACCTTTCCGTTTTTCTGGAGCGTGAGGACCCGCGCGACGCTTTCATCGGGCGCAGCGCAAGGCGTTTCATGGATTTGCCGCAGGGCGCCACCGTTGGCTCGTCCTCGCTGCGCCGTCAGGCGCTTATTCGCCGTCTTCGCCCGGATATCGAGGTGGTGATGTATCGCGGCAATGTGGATACCCGCCTGCGCAAGCTCGATGCGGGCGAAGTGGATGGCACTTTCCTTGCCTGTGCCGGTTTGCGCCGGCTCGGCCTTGCCGATGTCATCACCGATGTTCTCGATCCATCCGTTTTCCCGCCTGCGCCGGGGCAGGGCGCAATCGGCATTGAAAGCCGCATTGGCGACGAGCGGATCGATGTGCTTCTTGCGCCGCTCGCCCATCGCGAAACGCAAATTGCGCTTGCCTGCGAGCGGGCCTTTCTCGGCGCTCTCGACGGTTCCTGCCGTACGCCTATTGCCGGTCTTGCAACGGTCGAGGGCGACCGGTTGTCCTTCCGCGGGATGATCCTGACGCCGGATGGCCGGCAGGCCCATGAAGTGACGGCCGAAGGGGTTGTCTCGGATGCAGCCGCGCTCGGCACAGATGCGGCAAACCGCGTGCGCGCCATGGCGGGCCCGCATTTCTTTGATGGGTGGCAGTAG
- a CDS encoding uroporphyrinogen-III synthase, translated as MKRVLVTRPEPAAAQTAAKLRAAGYEPVLLPLSRTVALSFTVPDEVFDALTITSANAFRHIAPERLLPYRTLPLFAVGEGTAKAAQEAGFKHVIEGGGDAVRLAGTMRQALAPTARVLYLAGRVRQPVFEDEVAANGLSMMVCDVYDTESVMYPPQALSRILGHAPFVAVMLYSGVAAASFVEAMRSITPPFDEKTRFLCISARVAAKLPSSWLQQALVSDHPDEKGLFRLFSKL; from the coding sequence ATGAAGCGGGTTCTTGTTACACGGCCTGAGCCGGCAGCAGCGCAAACCGCAGCAAAGCTTCGCGCGGCGGGCTATGAGCCAGTGCTTCTGCCGTTGAGCCGCACCGTGGCGCTTTCCTTTACCGTTCCCGATGAAGTTTTCGACGCGCTCACCATTACGAGCGCCAATGCCTTTCGCCATATTGCGCCGGAGCGGCTTTTGCCCTACCGCACGCTGCCGCTTTTTGCTGTGGGTGAGGGGACAGCGAAGGCTGCGCAGGAGGCCGGTTTTAAACATGTGATCGAGGGTGGGGGTGATGCCGTTCGCCTTGCCGGGACCATGCGGCAGGCGCTGGCGCCAACTGCGCGCGTCCTTTATCTTGCCGGGCGGGTTCGCCAGCCGGTTTTTGAAGATGAGGTGGCGGCAAATGGTCTTTCAATGATGGTTTGCGATGTCTACGACACTGAGTCGGTCATGTATCCGCCGCAGGCGCTTTCCCGCATTCTCGGCCATGCGCCATTTGTCGCGGTGATGCTTTATTCAGGCGTGGCGGCGGCCAGTTTTGTCGAAGCGATGCGCTCCATTACGCCGCCATTCGATGAGAAGACGCGGTTTTTATGCATTTCGGCGCGGGTTGCGGCCAAATTGCCTTCCAGTTGGCTGCAACAGGCGCTGGTTTCGGATCATCCAGATGAAAAGGGGCTTTTCCGCTTGTTTTCTAAACTTTGA
- a CDS encoding COG4223 family protein produces MAKSGTPRHSKPARNPVTINLDPSEVKRVDEPAAAKATPAAEPVGGFSGKAEAKPAAQAAPASSTGPDKAPFTAGVKPEAESPRETANAAPSAATPPADGRSGGGASHLLAGVAGGVIALGGMFALQWGNVIPSPGARVTAGQLAHMEQQIADLRSNPAPAPLDDAGKAEFARLQKNVEAAEIKAEAVAGTLSELQKQIEALPTTSENGTAAGDIASLSERLDALETKLSETRSQADEASAGVSGNSGTISSLESKLTSLQEKMSETARQPDAAVLIAANALKTAIDRGGSFKAELDTYVSVAPQDASVEGLRAYADKGVPTIADLNAWFGAVANRIVATENKLPADASLWDQLLASARGLVSVRPVAGNVSGTGVGPTTARMEAALQAGDLDRAIGEWEQLPADAKAVSEEFASQMKARRDADALVQRLVADSLKPKAPVTGASDNTTGEAPASSGQ; encoded by the coding sequence ATGGCGAAATCCGGCACCCCGCGACATTCCAAACCGGCCCGCAATCCCGTGACGATCAATCTCGATCCATCTGAAGTGAAACGGGTTGACGAACCGGCCGCAGCAAAGGCAACGCCTGCCGCCGAGCCGGTTGGCGGTTTTTCAGGAAAAGCTGAAGCAAAACCGGCGGCGCAGGCTGCTCCAGCCTCTTCTACAGGGCCGGACAAGGCTCCCTTTACCGCCGGCGTGAAACCGGAAGCCGAAAGCCCGCGAGAAACGGCAAATGCAGCCCCTTCTGCTGCCACGCCCCCTGCGGATGGCAGATCAGGCGGCGGGGCATCGCATCTTCTGGCAGGCGTTGCGGGTGGTGTGATTGCGCTTGGCGGAATGTTCGCGCTGCAATGGGGCAATGTGATTCCCTCGCCCGGTGCGCGCGTGACCGCCGGGCAACTGGCGCATATGGAACAGCAGATCGCCGATCTGCGCAGTAACCCCGCGCCCGCACCGCTCGATGATGCGGGCAAGGCTGAATTTGCGCGCCTGCAAAAGAATGTCGAGGCGGCCGAGATCAAGGCGGAAGCGGTTGCGGGAACATTGTCCGAACTGCAAAAGCAGATTGAAGCCCTGCCAACGACGTCCGAAAACGGCACGGCGGCTGGCGATATTGCCAGCCTGAGCGAACGCCTTGATGCGCTGGAGACGAAACTTTCCGAAACCCGCAGTCAGGCGGATGAGGCTTCGGCAGGTGTTTCCGGCAATAGCGGCACGATTTCTTCGCTTGAATCAAAGCTGACATCCCTACAGGAAAAGATGAGCGAAACCGCGCGCCAGCCCGATGCGGCGGTGCTGATTGCGGCCAATGCCTTGAAAACGGCTATCGACCGTGGCGGTTCGTTCAAGGCCGAGCTTGATACCTATGTCTCGGTGGCGCCGCAGGATGCTTCCGTGGAAGGGCTGCGCGCCTATGCGGACAAGGGCGTGCCGACAATTGCCGATCTAAATGCATGGTTCGGTGCGGTTGCCAATCGCATCGTGGCCACGGAAAACAAGCTTCCCGCCGATGCCAGCCTATGGGATCAGTTGCTGGCGAGCGCCAGGGGGCTGGTCAGCGTCAGGCCCGTTGCGGGCAATGTAAGCGGCACCGGCGTCGGGCCGACGACGGCGCGCATGGAGGCGGCATTACAGGCAGGCGATCTTGACCGGGCCATCGGCGAATGGGAGCAATTGCCAGCCGATGCGAAAGCGGTTTCCGAAGAATTTGCCAGCCAGATGAAGGCGCGCCGCGATGCCGATGCGCTGGTGCAGCGTCTTGTGGCCGATAGCCTCAAGCCGAAAGCGCCGGTGACGGGTGCTTCCGATAATACAACCGGCGAGGCTCCGGCCTCTTCCGGTCAGTAA
- a CDS encoding heme biosynthesis protein HemY, translated as MLRVLFYLILVAALGFGFAWLADRPGELNLIFAGNQYNVSLITAVAGIVAIVAAVLLLWWLVKSLVQSPYTLRRHLRTRKRDRGYQSLSTGLIAAGAGDADAARRMTRQAGKLLSSDQEPLIRLLEAQTAMLEGRTEDARKGFEAMIEDPETRLLGLRGLYIEAQRVGAREAARHYAAEAARQAPQLEWASSAVMGQLCAEGDWDGALKLVDARRQVLAHGKDVVKKERAALLTAKAMATLDTHHAHAKAIALEANKLAPDLVPAAVVAARALFADGEIRKGSKILEAAWKRFPHPDIASTYIYARSGDTAQDRLKRARHLVSLRSNNAEGSLALARAAYEAGEYSVARDNAEQVLRAAPRESAYLLLADIEEAETGDQGKVRQWLAQAVKAPRDPAWTADGYVCEQWSPVSPVTGRLNSFEWKVPVVELAPAIEVEKPEIKAPLPEVKAVAPISAPELEPVRETAAPVGARDVVEAEVIVPAAEPVSADEPVKAGPAHIVVDDPGIDDDGAPQKAQSSLRLF; from the coding sequence ATGCTGCGTGTCCTGTTTTATCTCATTCTTGTTGCCGCACTGGGTTTTGGTTTTGCCTGGCTTGCCGATCGCCCGGGCGAACTCAATCTCATCTTCGCGGGCAACCAGTATAATGTGTCGCTGATTACCGCTGTTGCCGGCATTGTGGCGATTGTCGCGGCGGTTCTCCTTCTGTGGTGGCTTGTCAAAAGCCTTGTCCAGTCGCCCTATACGCTGCGCAGGCATTTGCGCACCCGCAAGCGTGACCGGGGCTATCAGTCGCTTTCGACGGGCCTGATTGCCGCTGGTGCAGGCGATGCCGATGCCGCGCGCCGCATGACCAGACAGGCTGGCAAGCTGCTCAGCTCCGATCAGGAACCGCTCATCAGGCTTCTTGAAGCCCAGACAGCCATGCTGGAAGGGCGTACGGAAGATGCCCGCAAGGGCTTTGAGGCGATGATCGAAGACCCGGAAACCCGGCTTCTCGGTTTGCGCGGACTTTATATCGAAGCCCAGCGCGTCGGCGCGCGTGAAGCCGCCCGCCATTATGCCGCCGAGGCTGCCCGGCAGGCTCCGCAGCTTGAATGGGCTTCCTCCGCCGTCATGGGGCAGCTTTGCGCGGAGGGGGATTGGGATGGCGCATTGAAACTGGTCGATGCGCGCAGGCAGGTGCTGGCCCATGGCAAGGATGTGGTGAAAAAGGAACGCGCTGCGCTGCTGACGGCAAAAGCCATGGCGACGCTCGACACCCATCATGCCCATGCCAAGGCGATTGCGCTGGAGGCGAACAAGCTTGCCCCTGATCTGGTGCCTGCCGCCGTGGTTGCCGCGCGGGCGCTTTTTGCCGATGGGGAAATACGCAAGGGATCGAAGATTCTGGAAGCGGCCTGGAAGCGTTTCCCGCATCCCGATATTGCCTCCACCTATATTTATGCGCGTTCGGGCGATACCGCGCAGGACCGCCTGAAGCGCGCCCGCCATCTGGTTTCGCTGCGTTCCAACAATGCGGAAGGCAGCCTTGCGCTGGCGCGTGCGGCTTATGAAGCCGGTGAATATTCTGTGGCGCGGGACAATGCCGAACAGGTGCTGCGCGCTGCGCCGCGTGAAAGTGCCTATCTGCTGCTTGCCGATATAGAGGAAGCCGAAACCGGTGATCAGGGCAAGGTGCGGCAATGGCTGGCGCAGGCCGTCAAGGCTCCGCGCGATCCCGCATGGACGGCAGACGGTTATGTTTGCGAACAATGGTCGCCCGTTTCACCCGTCACGGGCCGTCTCAACAGTTTCGAGTGGAAAGTCCCGGTCGTGGAGCTTGCACCCGCCATCGAGGTGGAAAAGCCGGAAATCAAGGCGCCGCTGCCGGAGGTAAAGGCTGTGGCACCCATTTCGGCCCCGGAACTGGAACCGGTTCGCGAAACTGCCGCCCCTGTTGGCGCGCGCGATGTGGTGGAGGCCGAGGTGATTGTGCCCGCGGCGGAACCCGTCAGTGCGGATGAGCCGGTGAAGGCCGGGCCTGCGCATATCGTGGTTGATGATCCGGGCATCGATGATGACGGAGCCCCGCAAAAGGCGCAAAGCAGCCTGCGCCTTTTTTAG
- a CDS encoding TerB family tellurite resistance protein, translated as MFDRLLEFLKDLPGNSFRERSEKFDNDDPRLAAAALLFHIMDVDGDAHEKEREKLSSLLSQKFGLKGSALKQLIKAAEAADQEAIDLSSFTSVLKRQLDYQARLDFIKLMWEMVYADGDMGEIEASVTWRVAELIGIREEDRSAIQARAEEASRSAPAS; from the coding sequence ATGTTTGATCGTCTGCTGGAATTTCTCAAGGATTTGCCCGGAAACAGCTTTCGGGAGCGCAGCGAAAAGTTTGACAATGACGATCCAAGGCTGGCGGCGGCAGCCCTGCTTTTCCACATCATGGATGTGGATGGCGATGCGCATGAAAAAGAAAGGGAAAAGCTCTCTTCCCTGCTGTCGCAGAAATTCGGTCTCAAGGGCAGTGCACTGAAACAGCTTATCAAGGCGGCGGAAGCGGCGGATCAGGAAGCGATCGACCTTTCCAGCTTCACCTCCGTGCTCAAGCGTCAGCTCGATTATCAGGCCCGGCTCGATTTCATCAAGCTGATGTGGGAAATGGTCTATGCCGATGGCGATATGGGCGAAATAGAGGCCAGTGTCACCTGGCGCGTGGCTGAACTGATCGGCATTCGCGAGGAAGATCGTAGTGCCATTCAGGCCCGGGCGGAAGAGGCAAGCCGCAGCGCCCCTGCGTCCTGA
- a CDS encoding MFS transporter — protein sequence MPTIDASSVDRFAAFRHSAFKKYWGARFLSAFAVQIVSVSVGWQIYDLTRDAFNLGMVGLVQFLPALLLVLVTGAAADRFGRRLIMGLSLILEGIVTAALLAFTLAGLFEPLTVFAALLIFGVARAFLGPSSASLVVNLVPTEDFANAVSWNSSAWQVATIVGPVAGGLLYGISPVAAYSIATLFLIAGSLLIFSIPKPRQHTLIEERSISTILAGFRYIWKEKIVLGAISLDLFAVLLGGTVALLPIYARDILDLGPWGLGLLRSAPGIGAVLTALWLAGHPIRDHAGRAMFLFVGLFGFFNVIFGLSTLTWLSILALALAGAADMISVYIRETLMQLWTPDHMRGRVNAVNMVFVGASNELGEFRAGVMAAAIGAVPAVVIGGIRAIAVAAGWAAMFPQLRKARHLQGRT from the coding sequence ATGCCCACCATCGATGCTTCTTCCGTGGATCGCTTCGCGGCCTTCCGCCATTCTGCCTTCAAGAAATACTGGGGCGCACGCTTTTTGAGCGCATTCGCCGTGCAGATCGTAAGCGTATCGGTCGGCTGGCAAATCTACGATCTCACACGCGATGCCTTCAATCTGGGCATGGTGGGGCTGGTACAGTTCCTCCCCGCGCTGCTTCTCGTGCTGGTCACAGGCGCGGCGGCAGACCGCTTCGGCAGGCGTCTTATCATGGGCCTGTCCCTCATCCTGGAAGGCATCGTCACAGCAGCATTGCTGGCGTTCACACTGGCCGGATTGTTCGAGCCCCTCACCGTTTTCGCCGCACTTCTCATCTTCGGCGTCGCACGCGCCTTCCTCGGTCCGTCTTCGGCCTCGCTCGTTGTCAATCTGGTGCCGACAGAAGATTTCGCCAATGCGGTTTCATGGAACTCCTCCGCATGGCAGGTCGCCACGATCGTTGGCCCGGTTGCAGGCGGGCTTCTTTACGGCATTTCGCCAGTTGCAGCCTACAGTATCGCCACCCTGTTCCTGATTGCCGGTTCGCTCCTGATCTTCTCCATCCCCAAACCGCGCCAGCATACACTCATCGAAGAACGCTCGATCTCAACTATTCTGGCCGGGTTCCGATATATATGGAAAGAAAAGATCGTTCTGGGCGCCATCTCACTTGATCTTTTCGCCGTCCTGCTCGGCGGCACGGTGGCGCTCCTGCCCATCTATGCGCGCGACATTCTCGACCTCGGACCCTGGGGGCTTGGATTGCTGCGCTCAGCACCCGGCATTGGAGCCGTCCTCACCGCCCTCTGGCTGGCCGGCCACCCGATCCGCGATCATGCGGGCCGCGCCATGTTCCTCTTTGTGGGCCTGTTCGGCTTCTTCAACGTTATTTTCGGTCTTTCAACCTTGACCTGGCTTTCAATACTGGCGCTAGCGCTGGCAGGTGCGGCCGACATGATAAGCGTCTATATCCGGGAAACGCTGATGCAGCTTTGGACACCCGACCATATGCGCGGGCGGGTCAACGCGGTCAACATGGTCTTTGTCGGTGCATCGAACGAGCTTGGTGAATTTCGTGCAGGCGTGATGGCGGCAGCCATTGGCGCCGTGCCTGCCGTGGTCATTGGCGGTATCAGAGCCATCGCGGTTGCAGCGGGCTGGGCCGCCATGTTCCCGCAATTGCGAAAAGCGCGCCACCTGCAAGGGCGCACCTGA
- a CDS encoding methyltransferase domain-containing protein: protein MSAQTNENAIFDRDLMLAFRRRAFQRAEPGADFLLRRVADDLEKRLGAVERRFPVAVDLAGHTGAAAAAIAQTGKADYVLRIERDTEFLQGPFPAIVGDEEALPLKPGSADLIVSLMALHATNDTPGAMVQIARALKPDGLFLAALSGSGTLGELRESLLQAEIELTGGASPRVMPFADVRDVGSLLQRAGFALPVTDVENITVRYDSLFNLMADLRAMGMQNILHGRSRKPVSKRLFLRAAEIYAERFSDPDGRIRATFSIIWLSGWAPHESQQKPLKPGSAKASLAEALKKAEDG from the coding sequence ATGTCCGCCCAGACCAATGAAAACGCGATCTTCGACCGCGACCTGATGCTCGCTTTCCGCCGCCGCGCCTTCCAGCGAGCAGAACCGGGCGCGGATTTCCTGTTGCGGCGCGTGGCTGACGATCTTGAAAAGCGGCTCGGTGCCGTCGAACGCCGTTTTCCCGTCGCGGTGGACCTTGCGGGTCATACGGGCGCTGCGGCGGCAGCCATTGCGCAGACCGGCAAGGCTGATTACGTCCTGCGCATCGAACGTGACACTGAATTTCTGCAAGGCCCCTTCCCCGCCATCGTGGGCGACGAGGAAGCACTTCCGCTGAAACCCGGCAGTGCCGATCTCATCGTCTCGCTGATGGCGCTTCACGCCACCAATGACACACCGGGAGCCATGGTGCAGATTGCACGGGCGCTGAAGCCGGACGGGCTTTTTCTGGCCGCACTGAGCGGGAGCGGCACTCTGGGAGAATTGCGCGAAAGTCTTCTTCAGGCCGAAATCGAACTGACAGGCGGGGCCTCGCCCCGCGTCATGCCCTTTGCCGATGTGCGCGATGTGGGCAGCCTTCTCCAGCGCGCCGGTTTCGCACTGCCTGTGACGGACGTGGAAAACATCACCGTGCGTTATGATTCGCTCTTCAACCTGATGGCCGACCTGCGCGCCATGGGCATGCAGAATATCCTGCACGGCCGGTCGCGCAAGCCCGTATCGAAGCGGCTTTTCCTGCGTGCTGCCGAAATCTATGCCGAACGTTTTTCCGATCCTGACGGGCGCATCCGCGCCACATTCTCGATCATCTGGCTTTCGGGCTGGGCTCCGCACGAATCGCAGCAAAAGCCCCTGAAGCCAGGTTCAGCCAAGGCCTCACTGGCCGAGGCGCTCAAAAAAGCCGAAGACGGCTAG
- a CDS encoding ComF family protein, protein MADDDRPHQTLLHRLGGATYAAARPVLRHVADTLFPATCIGCRIHVSQPGTLCPQCWSGLRFIERPYCPVLGTPFGHDFGDHFLSAEAIADPPSFRRLRSAVLHRGAAQRMAVSLKFHDRTDLAPWMARWMQRAGRELLEECEVVLPVPLHRWRFWRRRFNQSAKLARVLARLENRPFAPQALKRIRRTEQQVGLGAKERKRNVDGAFRVPKEHEIHISGRRVLLIDDVYTTGATVKAATRALLRGGAKSVDVLTFSRVLPD, encoded by the coding sequence ATGGCAGATGACGATAGACCGCATCAAACCTTGTTGCATCGGCTGGGCGGCGCCACATATGCGGCTGCGCGGCCGGTGCTGCGCCATGTTGCTGATACGCTTTTTCCTGCGACATGCATCGGCTGTCGTATCCATGTCTCCCAACCGGGCACGCTTTGCCCGCAATGCTGGTCCGGGCTTCGCTTTATCGAGCGGCCCTATTGCCCGGTGCTGGGTACGCCTTTCGGTCATGATTTCGGCGATCATTTCCTGAGTGCGGAAGCCATTGCCGATCCGCCGTCGTTTCGGCGCCTGCGATCGGCCGTTCTGCACCGGGGGGCGGCGCAGCGCATGGCCGTTTCACTCAAATTTCATGACCGCACCGATCTTGCGCCATGGATGGCGCGATGGATGCAGCGTGCTGGCCGCGAATTGCTGGAGGAGTGCGAGGTCGTCTTGCCGGTGCCGCTCCATCGCTGGCGTTTCTGGCGGCGTCGCTTCAACCAGTCGGCCAAACTGGCGCGCGTGCTTGCACGGCTTGAAAACAGGCCCTTCGCGCCGCAGGCGCTAAAGCGCATCAGGCGCACCGAGCAACAGGTCGGTCTTGGAGCGAAAGAACGAAAGCGCAATGTGGATGGGGCTTTCCGTGTGCCGAAGGAACACGAAATCCATATCAGCGGACGGCGTGTCCTGCTGATCGATGATGTTTATACGACGGGTGCGACGGTAAAGGCTGCAACGCGCGCGCTTCTGCGCGGCGGGGCGAAGAGCGTCGATGTTTTGACCTTCAGCCGCGTGTTGCCTGATTGA
- the grxC gene encoding glutaredoxin 3, which yields MVDVIIYTRPGCPYCARAKALLARKGAEFNEIDASATPELRAEMQERSGRNTFPQIFIGSVHVGGCDDLYALEDEGKLDSLLKTGKLI from the coding sequence ATGGTTGACGTCATCATCTATACCCGCCCCGGCTGCCCCTATTGCGCACGGGCAAAGGCGCTTCTGGCCCGAAAGGGTGCCGAGTTCAATGAAATCGATGCCTCGGCAACGCCGGAATTGCGCGCTGAAATGCAAGAGCGCTCCGGGCGCAATACCTTCCCGCAGATTTTTATCGGCTCGGTTCATGTCGGCGGCTGCGACGATCTTTATGCACTGGAAGACGAGGGCAAGCTCGATAGCCTGCTGAAAACCGGCAAACTTATTTAG
- a CDS encoding carbon-nitrogen hydrolase family protein codes for MSTFRAAAIQMRSGIDVVRNVEALEKLVADAAAQGAHYIQTPEMTGALMRDRPALFASVRDEENDLVFRAARALAARHGVFLHIGSTAIDAGTGKIANRGGIFAPSGEKIATYDKIHMFDVDLDNGESWRESAACEPGRQAVIAELPFAKVGMAICYDIRFPQLFQAQALAGANVITDPAAFTRQTGEAHWHVLQRARAIENGAFLISAAQGGLHEDGRETYGHSIIVSPWGKVLAEAAHDEPGVIVADIDLSESTAARAKVPNLKNAREFEVSLVCASQKEDA; via the coding sequence ATGAGCACCTTTCGCGCTGCCGCAATCCAGATGCGTTCGGGCATTGATGTCGTCCGCAATGTGGAGGCTCTCGAAAAACTGGTCGCAGATGCGGCAGCGCAAGGCGCCCATTATATCCAGACGCCGGAAATGACCGGCGCGCTGATGCGCGACCGTCCGGCCCTTTTTGCAAGCGTGCGCGATGAAGAGAACGACCTGGTCTTCCGGGCGGCTCGCGCACTGGCGGCCAGGCATGGCGTCTTCCTGCATATCGGTTCGACGGCAATCGATGCAGGCACCGGCAAGATCGCCAATCGCGGCGGGATTTTTGCGCCATCGGGCGAAAAGATCGCCACTTATGACAAGATTCATATGTTCGATGTCGATCTCGACAATGGCGAAAGCTGGCGCGAATCGGCGGCCTGTGAGCCCGGCAGGCAAGCCGTCATCGCGGAACTGCCTTTCGCCAAAGTGGGCATGGCGATCTGCTACGATATCCGTTTCCCGCAGCTTTTTCAGGCACAGGCGCTGGCTGGCGCAAATGTCATCACCGACCCTGCTGCTTTCACGCGCCAGACTGGTGAAGCCCATTGGCACGTTCTGCAGCGCGCACGCGCTATCGAGAATGGCGCGTTCCTGATTTCCGCGGCACAGGGCGGGCTGCATGAAGATGGCCGTGAAACCTATGGTCATTCGATTATCGTTTCACCCTGGGGCAAGGTGCTGGCGGAGGCTGCCCATGACGAACCCGGCGTGATCGTTGCCGATATCGACCTGTCGGAAAGCACGGCGGCACGCGCCAAGGTGCCGAACCTGAAGAATGCGCGGGAATTTGAGGTGAGCCTCGTTTGTGCGAGCCAGAAAGAGGATGCGTAA
- a CDS encoding DUF1178 family protein translates to MIRFSLHCDHGHEFEGWFRDNADFERQSEMKLVACPACHSQTVQKSLMVPAVSTSRGREKMAIALNEAQKKVLEEMRALSRQVRENADYVGEKFAEEARKIHFGETQARGIYGEASRDDVHSLLEDGVDILPLPVFPEDQN, encoded by the coding sequence ATGATCCGCTTTTCGCTTCATTGCGATCACGGCCATGAATTTGAGGGCTGGTTCCGGGACAATGCCGATTTCGAGCGGCAGTCGGAAATGAAGCTTGTCGCTTGTCCGGCATGTCATTCGCAAACTGTGCAGAAGTCGCTGATGGTGCCTGCTGTCTCGACGAGCCGGGGCAGGGAGAAAATGGCGATTGCGCTGAACGAAGCGCAGAAAAAAGTTCTGGAAGAAATGCGCGCGCTCAGCCGTCAGGTGCGCGAAAATGCGGATTATGTGGGCGAGAAATTCGCCGAAGAAGCGCGCAAGATTCACTTCGGCGAAACGCAAGCGCGCGGCATTTATGGCGAAGCCTCGCGCGATGACGTGCATTCGCTGCTCGAAGACGGCGTGGACATTCTGCCTCTGCCGGTTTTCCCTGAAGACCAGAACTGA